Proteins encoded in a region of the Pseudomonas putida genome:
- the pth gene encoding aminoacyl-tRNA hydrolase — protein sequence MTAIQLIVGLGNPGPEYEQTRHNAGALFVERIASAQRVSLTADKKYFGLTAKFSHQGNDVRLLIPTTYMNRSGQSVAALANFFRIKPEAILVAHDELDLPPGVAKLKRGGGHGGHNGLRDIIAQLGNQNDFHRLRLGIGHPGDAKLVSNFVLGRAPRAEQEKLDASIDFALGVLPDVLAGDFAKAMRELHSQKA from the coding sequence GTGACCGCCATCCAGTTGATCGTTGGCCTGGGTAACCCCGGCCCCGAATACGAACAGACCCGGCATAACGCAGGGGCTCTTTTCGTTGAACGCATTGCCAGCGCCCAGCGAGTTTCGCTGACTGCTGACAAAAAATATTTCGGCCTGACGGCTAAATTCAGCCATCAGGGCAACGACGTTCGTTTGTTGATCCCTACCACCTACATGAACCGCAGCGGTCAGTCCGTGGCGGCCTTGGCCAATTTCTTCCGCATCAAGCCGGAAGCGATCCTGGTGGCACACGACGAACTCGACCTGCCCCCAGGCGTTGCCAAGCTCAAGCGCGGCGGCGGCCATGGTGGGCATAACGGCCTGCGCGACATCATCGCGCAGCTCGGTAACCAGAACGACTTCCACCGCCTGCGGCTTGGCATCGGCCACCCGGGTGACGCCAAACTGGTATCCAACTTCGTCCTGGGCCGCGCGCCGCGCGCCGAGCAGGAGAAGCTCGACGCCAGCATCGATTTTGCCCTCGGCGTGCTGCCGGACGTGCTTGCCGGCGATTTCGCCAAGGCGATGCGCGAGCTGCACAGCCAGAAGGCCTGA
- a CDS encoding 50S ribosomal protein L25/general stress protein Ctc, whose amino-acid sequence MTDFILNAQARTDLGKGASRRLRHAASIPAVVYGGDKEAQSLTIVAKEIAKLFENEAAYSHVIELNVDGAKQNVVVKAMQRHPAKGFIMHADFVRVVAGQKLTAKVPVHFIGEEAPVKKGGEISHVVSEIEVSCEAKDLPEFIEVDLANAEVGTIIHLSDLKAPKGVEFVALAHGDDKAVANVHAPRVAPEAEGAAE is encoded by the coding sequence ATGACTGACTTCATCCTGAACGCCCAAGCGCGTACTGACCTGGGGAAAGGTGCGAGCCGCCGCCTGCGTCACGCCGCCAGCATCCCTGCCGTTGTTTACGGTGGCGATAAAGAAGCCCAATCCCTGACCATCGTGGCCAAGGAAATCGCCAAACTGTTCGAAAACGAAGCTGCCTACAGCCACGTTATCGAACTGAACGTCGACGGCGCCAAGCAGAACGTCGTGGTCAAGGCCATGCAGCGCCACCCAGCCAAAGGCTTCATCATGCACGCCGACTTCGTTCGCGTCGTTGCTGGCCAGAAGCTGACTGCCAAGGTTCCGGTTCACTTCATCGGTGAAGAAGCCCCGGTCAAGAAAGGCGGCGAGATCTCGCACGTTGTTTCCGAGATCGAAGTTTCCTGCGAAGCCAAAGACCTGCCTGAGTTCATCGAAGTTGACCTGGCCAACGCCGAAGTCGGCACCATCATCCACCTGTCGGACCTGAAAGCTCCGAAAGGCGTAGAGTTCGTCGCTCTGGCCCACGGTGATGACAAAGCTGTTGCCAACGTTCACGCTCCACGCGTTGCTCCAGAAGCAGAAGGCGCTGCCGAGTAA
- a CDS encoding ribose-phosphate pyrophosphokinase, protein MSKMMVFTGNANPDLARRVVRQLHIPLGDVSVGKFSDGEISTEINENVRGKDVFIIQPTCAPTNDNLMELVVMADAFRRSSASRITAVIPYFGYARQDRRPRSARVAISAKVVADMLTVVGIDRVLTVDLHADQIQGFFDIPVDNIYGSPVLVDDIEDQRFENLMIVSPDIGGVVRARAVAKSLGVDLGIIDKRREKANHSEVMHIIGDVEGRTCILVDDMVDTAGTLCHAAKALKEHGAAKVYAYCTHPVLSGRAIENIEKSVLDELVVTNTVPLSAAAQACDRIRQLDIAPVVAEAVRRISNEESISAMFR, encoded by the coding sequence GTGTCCAAGATGATGGTCTTTACGGGGAACGCTAACCCCGATCTGGCTCGGCGTGTCGTACGTCAGCTGCATATCCCTCTCGGTGACGTCTCTGTCGGTAAATTCTCCGACGGCGAGATCAGCACTGAGATCAATGAAAATGTTCGCGGTAAAGACGTTTTCATTATTCAGCCGACCTGTGCCCCGACCAACGATAATCTGATGGAACTGGTAGTGATGGCCGACGCCTTCCGCCGCTCCTCAGCCTCCCGAATCACCGCCGTGATTCCTTACTTCGGATATGCCCGCCAGGACCGCCGTCCGCGTTCGGCACGTGTAGCCATCAGCGCCAAAGTCGTCGCTGACATGCTCACTGTCGTAGGTATCGACCGTGTACTCACCGTCGACCTGCACGCTGACCAGATCCAAGGCTTCTTCGATATCCCCGTCGACAACATCTACGGCTCGCCCGTACTGGTCGACGACATCGAAGACCAGCGTTTCGAGAACCTGATGATCGTCTCCCCGGACATCGGTGGTGTCGTGCGCGCACGCGCTGTCGCCAAGTCCCTGGGCGTCGACCTGGGTATCATCGACAAACGCCGCGAAAAGGCTAACCACTCCGAGGTTATGCACATCATCGGCGACGTCGAAGGGCGCACTTGCATCCTGGTAGACGACATGGTCGACACCGCCGGCACCCTGTGCCACGCGGCCAAAGCCCTGAAAGAGCACGGCGCTGCCAAGGTTTACGCCTACTGCACGCACCCTGTCCTGTCGGGCCGCGCGATCGAGAACATCGAGAAGTCGGTACTGGACGAGCTGGTGGTGACCAACACCGTACCGCTGTCCGCCGCTGCTCAAGCCTGTGACCGTATCCGCCAGCTGGATATCGCACCGGTTGTCGCTGAAGCGGTACGCCGCATCAGCAACGAAGAATCGATCAGCGCGATGTTCCGCTAA
- the lolB gene encoding lipoprotein insertase outer membrane protein LolB, which yields MFLRHCITFTLIALLAGCAGFGSREALQGHGDPQQWRAHKEQLSSLDGWQINGKVGIRAPRDSGSGTLFWLQRQDYYDIRLAGPLGRGAARLTGRPGGVVLEVANQGRYEATSPEALLEEQLGWQLPVSHLVWWVRGLPAPDSKSKLTLDGDSRLASLDQDGWQVQYLSYTEQNGYWLPERLKLHGKDLDVTLVVKDWQPRQLGH from the coding sequence ATGTTCCTGCGCCATTGCATCACCTTCACCCTTATCGCCCTGCTGGCCGGCTGTGCCGGCTTCGGTAGCCGAGAAGCCCTGCAGGGTCACGGCGACCCGCAGCAGTGGCGCGCCCATAAAGAACAGCTGAGCAGCCTCGATGGCTGGCAGATCAACGGCAAGGTCGGCATCCGCGCCCCGCGCGACTCCGGCAGCGGCACCCTGTTCTGGCTGCAACGCCAGGACTACTACGACATTCGCCTGGCCGGCCCGCTGGGCCGTGGCGCCGCACGCCTGACCGGGCGCCCAGGTGGCGTGGTGCTCGAAGTGGCCAACCAGGGCCGCTACGAGGCCACAAGCCCCGAAGCCCTGCTTGAAGAACAACTGGGCTGGCAGCTGCCAGTCTCGCACCTGGTCTGGTGGGTGCGCGGCCTGCCTGCCCCCGACAGCAAGAGCAAGCTGACCCTGGATGGTGACAGCCGCCTGGCCAGCCTCGATCAGGATGGCTGGCAGGTACAGTACCTGAGCTACACCGAACAAAACGGTTACTGGCTGCCCGAGCGCCTGAAACTGCACGGCAAGGACCTGGACGTGACCCTGGTGGTCAAGGACTGGCAACCGCGCCAGCTGGGGCACTGA
- a CDS encoding tetratricopeptide repeat protein has product MNKPYALLLAFALLQGCQSLAPQKAEPPVAEAGKGEAEKPVVYGSFKQDTLYSLLVAELAGQRNRFDIALANYTDQAAKTQDPGVSERAYRIAEYLGADEPSLDNALVWARNDPQNLDAQRAAAIQLARAGRYDDSMAYMEKVLQGQGDTHFDFLALSAAETDQSTRDGLLQSFERLLVKYPDNGQLVFGKALLLNQDGKAEEALELLESHPAQNGEIAPILLRARLLQALDRGPEALPLLRGAIRDNPDDKRLRLTYARTLVEQDRIADAKGEFLSLVQQYPDDDELRYSLALVCLENKDWDEAEGYLQELIERESNVDAAHLNLGRIREERHDPAGALREYALVGPGPDYLPAQLRQADILIANGRSSEASRLLAEAREAQPDYAIQLYLIESESYSNNNKDAQASQVLQQAIQRYPDDLNLLYTRAMLAEKRDDLAQMEKDLRAIIAREPENAMALNALGYTLADRTTRYTEAKALIDKAHQLTPDDPAVLDSLGWVSYRLGNLDAAETYLRQAFASFPDHEVAAHLGEVLWANGKRREARQVWAKGFEAQADSPILRKTILRLTGSETL; this is encoded by the coding sequence ATGAACAAACCATACGCATTGCTGCTTGCCTTCGCCCTGCTCCAGGGCTGCCAGAGCCTGGCCCCGCAAAAAGCCGAGCCTCCCGTCGCCGAAGCCGGCAAGGGCGAGGCGGAAAAGCCCGTGGTGTATGGCTCGTTCAAGCAGGACACACTCTATAGCCTGTTGGTAGCCGAGCTGGCCGGCCAGCGCAACCGCTTCGACATCGCCCTGGCCAACTACACCGACCAGGCGGCAAAAACCCAGGACCCTGGGGTTTCCGAGCGCGCCTACCGCATTGCCGAATACCTCGGTGCTGACGAGCCGTCGCTGGACAATGCATTAGTCTGGGCCCGTAACGACCCGCAGAACCTCGACGCCCAACGTGCCGCCGCCATCCAACTGGCCCGCGCTGGCCGCTATGACGACTCCATGGCCTACATGGAAAAGGTTCTACAGGGCCAGGGCGACACCCACTTCGACTTCCTCGCCCTGTCTGCGGCCGAAACCGACCAGAGCACCCGCGACGGCCTGCTGCAAAGCTTCGAGCGCCTGCTGGTGAAATACCCTGACAACGGCCAACTGGTATTCGGCAAGGCCTTGTTGCTGAACCAGGACGGCAAGGCCGAAGAAGCCCTGGAGCTGCTCGAATCGCACCCGGCTCAAAACGGCGAAATTGCCCCGATCCTCCTGCGCGCTCGCCTGTTGCAGGCCCTGGACCGTGGTCCGGAGGCTCTGCCACTGCTGCGCGGCGCAATCCGCGACAACCCGGACGACAAACGCCTGCGCCTGACCTACGCCCGCACCCTGGTCGAACAGGACCGCATCGCCGATGCCAAGGGCGAGTTCCTCAGCCTGGTCCAGCAATACCCCGATGATGACGAACTGCGCTACTCGTTGGCCTTGGTGTGTCTGGAGAACAAAGACTGGGATGAAGCCGAAGGCTACCTGCAGGAATTGATCGAGCGTGAGAGCAACGTCGACGCCGCACACCTGAACCTGGGCCGCATCCGCGAGGAGCGCCACGACCCTGCTGGCGCCCTGCGTGAGTACGCCCTGGTCGGCCCTGGCCCCGACTACTTGCCGGCACAACTGCGCCAGGCCGACATCCTGATCGCCAACGGCCGCAGCAGCGAGGCCTCGCGCCTGCTTGCCGAAGCCCGCGAAGCCCAGCCAGACTACGCCATCCAGCTGTACCTGATCGAATCGGAAAGCTACAGCAACAACAACAAGGACGCCCAGGCCAGCCAGGTGCTGCAGCAAGCCATCCAGCGCTACCCGGACGACCTCAACCTGCTGTACACCCGCGCCATGCTGGCCGAAAAGCGCGACGACCTGGCGCAAATGGAGAAAGACCTGCGCGCCATCATCGCCCGCGAGCCAGAAAACGCCATGGCCCTGAACGCCCTGGGCTACACCCTGGCCGACCGCACCACTCGCTATACCGAAGCCAAGGCACTGATCGACAAAGCCCACCAGCTGACCCCGGACGACCCGGCAGTGCTCGATAGCCTGGGCTGGGTCAGCTACCGCCTGGGCAACCTCGACGCAGCGGAAACCTACCTGCGCCAGGCCTTTGCCAGCTTCCCCGACCACGAAGTGGCCGCTCACCTGGGCGAAGTGCTGTGGGCCAATGGCAAGCGCCGTGAAGCCCGCCAGGTCTGGGCGAAGGGCTTCGAAGCCCAGGCCGACAGCCCCATCCTGCGCAAGACCATTTTGCGCCTGACCGGATCCGAGACTCTTTAA
- the hemA gene encoding glutamyl-tRNA reductase: MAFLALGINHKTASVDVRERVAFTPEQLVDALQQLCRLTSSREAAILSTCNRSELYIEQDHLSADAVLQWLADYHRLSLDELRASAYVHEEHDAVKHMMRVASGLDSLVLGEPQILGQMKSAYAVAREAGTVGPLLGRLFQATFSAAKQVRTDTAIGENPVSVAFAAVSLAKQIFADLGRSQALLIGAGETITLVARHLHEQGVRRIVVANRTLERASILAEQFGAHAVLLADIPQELANSDIVISSTASQLPILGKGAVESALKQRRHKPIFMVDIAVPRDIETEVGELDDVYLYTVDDLHDVVAENLKSRQGAAQAAEELVTVGAEDFMLRLRELAAVDVLKAYRQQSERLRDEELQKAQRLLANGGNPEDVLAQLARGLTNKLLHAPSVQLKKLSAEGRVDALAMAQELFALNEGSTDKSPQ; encoded by the coding sequence ATGGCCTTTCTTGCACTTGGTATCAACCATAAGACTGCCTCGGTAGACGTACGCGAGCGCGTGGCGTTTACCCCAGAGCAGCTGGTAGACGCCCTGCAGCAGCTCTGCCGACTGACATCCAGCCGCGAAGCGGCGATCCTGTCGACCTGCAACCGCAGCGAGCTTTATATAGAGCAGGACCACCTGTCCGCCGACGCCGTGCTGCAATGGCTGGCCGACTATCACCGCCTCAGCCTCGACGAGCTGCGTGCCAGTGCCTACGTGCACGAAGAGCACGATGCCGTGAAGCACATGATGCGCGTGGCCTCGGGGCTGGACTCGCTGGTACTCGGCGAACCACAGATCCTCGGCCAGATGAAGTCCGCCTACGCCGTGGCCCGCGAAGCCGGTACCGTCGGGCCGTTGCTCGGTCGCCTGTTCCAGGCCACCTTCAGTGCCGCCAAGCAGGTGCGTACCGACACCGCCATCGGCGAAAACCCGGTGTCGGTGGCGTTTGCCGCGGTCAGCCTGGCCAAGCAGATCTTCGCCGACCTGGGCCGTAGCCAGGCCTTGCTGATCGGCGCCGGCGAAACCATCACCCTGGTCGCCCGCCACTTGCACGAGCAGGGCGTACGCCGAATCGTGGTGGCCAACCGTACCCTGGAGCGAGCCAGCATCCTGGCCGAACAGTTCGGCGCGCATGCGGTGCTGCTGGCAGACATCCCCCAGGAACTGGCCAACAGCGACATCGTCATCAGCTCCACCGCCAGCCAGCTGCCGATCCTGGGCAAGGGCGCGGTCGAAAGCGCACTGAAACAGCGCCGGCACAAGCCCATCTTCATGGTCGACATCGCCGTACCACGCGACATCGAAACCGAAGTAGGCGAGTTGGACGATGTCTACCTGTACACCGTCGACGACCTGCACGACGTGGTGGCGGAAAACCTCAAGAGCCGCCAGGGCGCAGCCCAGGCCGCCGAAGAGCTGGTTACCGTTGGGGCAGAGGACTTCATGCTGCGCCTGCGTGAACTGGCGGCGGTGGATGTACTCAAGGCCTACCGGCAGCAAAGCGAGCGCCTTCGCGACGAAGAACTGCAAAAGGCCCAGCGCCTGCTGGCCAACGGCGGCAACCCCGAAGACGTGCTGGCCCAATTGGCCCGGGGCCTGACCAACAAACTCCTGCATGCCCCCAGCGTGCAGTTGAAAAAGCTCTCGGCCGAGGGGCGCGTCGATGCGCTGGCCATGGCCCAGGAACTCTTTGCCCTCAACGAGGGCTCGACGGACAAATCCCCGCAATGA
- the prfA gene encoding peptide chain release factor 1, which yields MKASLLNKLDILQDRFEELTALLGDAEVISDQTRFRAYSREYAEVEPVYAAYKEWCKVQGDLEGAQALLKDSDPDLREMAVEEVREAKEQLLTLESQLQRMLLPKDPNDGRNVFLEIRAGTGGDEAAIFSGDLFRMYSRYAEKRGWRLEILSENEGEHGGYKEIIARVEGENVYGKLKFESGAHRVQRVPETESQGRVHTSACTVAVLPEPDEQAAIEINPADLRVDTYRASGAGGQHVNKTDSAIRITHLPTGIVVECQEERSQHKNRARAMSWLSAKLNDMQTSAAQNAIASERKLLVGSGDRSERIRTYNYPQGRVTDHRINLTLYSLDDILSGGVEAVIEPLLAEYQADQLAALGD from the coding sequence ATGAAAGCGTCGCTGCTGAACAAACTGGATATTCTCCAGGACCGCTTCGAAGAACTCACCGCACTGCTCGGTGATGCCGAGGTCATTTCCGACCAGACGCGCTTTCGCGCGTATTCCCGCGAATACGCCGAAGTCGAGCCGGTCTACGCTGCTTATAAAGAGTGGTGCAAAGTCCAGGGCGACCTTGAGGGTGCCCAGGCGCTGCTCAAGGACAGTGACCCGGACCTGCGTGAAATGGCCGTGGAAGAAGTGCGTGAAGCCAAGGAACAACTGCTGACGCTGGAGTCGCAGCTGCAGCGTATGCTGCTGCCCAAGGACCCCAACGACGGCCGCAACGTGTTCCTCGAAATCCGCGCCGGTACCGGTGGCGACGAGGCGGCAATCTTCTCCGGCGACCTGTTCCGCATGTATTCGCGCTACGCCGAGAAACGCGGCTGGCGGCTGGAGATCTTGTCCGAAAACGAAGGCGAGCACGGCGGCTACAAGGAAATCATCGCCCGCGTCGAGGGTGAGAACGTCTACGGCAAACTCAAGTTCGAGTCCGGCGCACACCGCGTCCAGCGTGTGCCCGAGACTGAATCCCAAGGCCGTGTCCATACCTCCGCGTGCACGGTCGCGGTGCTGCCCGAGCCGGACGAGCAGGCAGCCATCGAAATCAACCCGGCCGACCTGCGCGTGGACACTTACCGTGCCTCCGGTGCTGGCGGCCAGCACGTCAACAAGACCGACTCGGCGATCCGTATTACCCACTTGCCCACCGGTATCGTGGTCGAGTGCCAGGAAGAGCGCTCGCAGCACAAGAACCGCGCCCGCGCCATGTCCTGGCTGTCGGCCAAGCTGAACGACATGCAGACCAGCGCCGCGCAGAACGCTATTGCCAGTGAGCGCAAGCTACTGGTGGGCTCCGGTGACCGTTCCGAACGCATCCGCACCTACAATTATCCACAGGGCAGGGTGACCGATCACCGCATCAACCTGACCTTGTATTCCCTGGACGACATCCTCAGCGGTGGCGTAGAGGCGGTGATCGAACCGCTGCTGGCCGAATATCAGGCCGATCAACTGGCCGCCCTGGGGGACTGA
- the prmC gene encoding peptide chain release factor N(5)-glutamine methyltransferase, with the protein MTIIASLLRNAQLPESPSERLDAELLLAAAIGKSRSYLHTWPERIVSSEDAETYAGYLQRRRGGEPVAYILGQQGFWKIDLEVAPHTLIPRPDTELLVETALELQPAAPAKVLDLGTGTGAIALALASDRPAWQVTAVDRVEEAAALAERNRLRLGLDNAQVRISHWFDSLAGERFDLIVSNPPYIAAEDPHLVAGDVRFEPSSALVAGADGLDDLRVIAAQAPAHLLPGGWLLLEHGYDQAAAVRALLAEQGFVEVASRTDLGGHERITLGRLPC; encoded by the coding sequence ATGACTATCATCGCCAGCCTGCTGCGCAACGCGCAGTTGCCCGAATCGCCTTCTGAGCGGTTGGATGCCGAACTGCTGCTGGCTGCTGCCATCGGCAAGTCGCGCAGTTACCTGCACACCTGGCCTGAGCGTATCGTCAGCAGTGAAGATGCCGAGACCTATGCCGGCTACCTGCAGCGCCGTCGTGGCGGTGAGCCTGTGGCCTATATCCTTGGGCAGCAGGGCTTCTGGAAGATCGACCTGGAAGTGGCGCCGCATACCCTTATCCCGCGGCCCGATACCGAGCTGCTGGTCGAGACGGCCCTTGAACTGCAACCCGCTGCGCCAGCCAAGGTGCTGGACCTGGGGACCGGTACCGGTGCCATCGCGCTGGCGCTGGCCAGCGACCGCCCGGCCTGGCAGGTCACGGCGGTGGACCGGGTGGAGGAGGCTGCAGCCCTGGCCGAGCGCAACCGCCTGCGCCTGGGGCTGGACAACGCGCAGGTGCGGATAAGCCATTGGTTCGACAGTCTGGCCGGCGAGCGTTTTGACCTGATTGTCAGCAACCCGCCCTACATCGCTGCCGAAGACCCGCACCTGGTGGCCGGGGATGTGCGCTTTGAGCCCAGCAGCGCGCTGGTGGCCGGTGCCGATGGCCTGGACGACCTGCGCGTGATCGCCGCGCAAGCCCCCGCGCACCTTTTGCCGGGAGGCTGGCTGCTGCTGGAGCACGGCTACGATCAGGCCGCTGCAGTACGTGCCTTGCTGGCTGAACAAGGCTTTGTCGAGGTGGCCAGCCGCACGGACCTGGGCGGCCATGAACGCATTACCTTGGGGCGCTTGCCATGCTGA
- a CDS encoding molybdopterin-synthase adenylyltransferase MoeB, with protein MLTDQELLRYSRQVLLAQIDIDGQLRLKKSKALIVGLGGLGSPVALYLAAAGVGELHLADFDTVDLTNLQRQVIHDSASVGMTKVDSALQRLQAINPEIALVAHRQALDEDSLAAAVAAVDLVLDCSDNFSTREAVNAACVAAGKPLVSGAAIRLEGQLSVFDPRRDYSPCYHCLYGHGSEAELTCSEAGVIGPLVGLVGSLQALEAMKLLAGFGEPLVGRLLLIDALGTRIRELRVKRDPACAVCGKRDG; from the coding sequence ATGCTGACTGATCAGGAATTGCTGCGTTATAGCCGCCAGGTATTGCTGGCTCAGATCGACATCGACGGCCAGCTGCGGCTTAAGAAGAGCAAGGCGCTGATCGTAGGGCTCGGTGGCCTGGGCTCCCCGGTTGCCCTGTACCTGGCCGCCGCGGGGGTGGGGGAGCTGCACCTGGCGGACTTCGACACCGTCGACCTGACCAACCTGCAGCGTCAGGTGATCCATGACAGTGCCAGCGTCGGCATGACCAAGGTCGATTCGGCCTTGCAGCGCCTGCAGGCGATCAACCCGGAAATCGCCCTGGTCGCTCACCGTCAGGCCCTGGACGAGGATTCGCTTGCGGCCGCCGTGGCGGCGGTCGACCTGGTGCTGGACTGCTCCGACAACTTCTCTACCCGTGAGGCGGTCAATGCGGCCTGTGTCGCCGCCGGCAAGCCGTTGGTCAGCGGGGCGGCAATCCGCCTGGAAGGGCAACTGTCGGTGTTCGACCCACGCCGTGACTACAGCCCTTGCTACCACTGCTTGTACGGGCACGGCAGCGAAGCCGAACTGACCTGCAGCGAAGCCGGTGTCATCGGCCCGCTGGTGGGGCTGGTGGGTAGCCTGCAGGCGTTGGAGGCCATGAAGCTGCTGGCCGGCTTCGGCGAGCCGCTGGTCGGCCGCCTGCTGTTGATCGATGCACTCGGCACCCGTATCCGCGAGCTGCGCGTCAAGCGCGATCCGGCTTGTGCTGTCTGTGGCAAGCGCGATGGCTGA
- the murI gene encoding glutamate racemase, translated as MAERSAPVGVMDSGVGGLSVLAEIQRLLPNETLLYVADCGHVPYGEKSPDYIRQRCRHIAGFFHEQGAKAMVLACNTATVAAVADLRELYPTWPLVGMEPAVKPAAAATRSGVVGVLATTGTLQSAKFAALLDRFANDVQVITQPCPGLVELIETGDLTSPVLRQMLWGYVQPLLAAGCDTLILGCTHYPFLRPLLAGMVPADVAVIDTGAAVARQLQRLLGANDLLAEGPAGDTRFWTSADPEILRKILPVLWHKCGDVQSFAL; from the coding sequence ATGGCTGAGCGCTCGGCGCCGGTCGGCGTGATGGACTCGGGGGTCGGCGGCTTGTCGGTGCTCGCCGAGATCCAGCGCCTGCTGCCCAACGAGACGCTGCTGTATGTGGCCGATTGCGGCCATGTGCCTTACGGCGAGAAGTCGCCGGATTATATCCGCCAGCGCTGCCGACACATTGCCGGGTTCTTCCATGAGCAAGGCGCCAAGGCCATGGTGCTGGCCTGCAATACCGCCACCGTGGCGGCGGTAGCAGACCTGCGCGAGTTGTACCCAACCTGGCCTTTGGTGGGCATGGAACCGGCCGTGAAGCCTGCTGCGGCTGCTACCCGTTCGGGCGTGGTCGGTGTACTGGCAACCACTGGTACCTTGCAGAGTGCCAAGTTCGCAGCCTTGCTCGACCGCTTCGCCAATGATGTGCAGGTGATTACCCAGCCTTGCCCGGGGCTGGTCGAATTGATCGAGACCGGTGACCTGACCAGCCCGGTGTTGCGCCAGATGCTGTGGGGGTACGTGCAGCCACTGCTGGCTGCAGGTTGCGATACGCTGATCCTCGGCTGCACCCATTACCCTTTCCTTCGCCCGTTGCTGGCCGGCATGGTGCCGGCGGATGTGGCTGTCATCGATACGGGCGCTGCCGTAGCACGCCAACTGCAGCGGCTGCTGGGGGCAAATGATCTGCTGGCCGAAGGCCCGGCCGGCGATACCCGCTTCTGGACCAGCGCTGATCCAGAAATCCTAAGAAAAATCCTACCTGTGCTGTGGCATAAGTGCGGCGATGTGCAAAGCTTTGCGTTGTGA
- a CDS encoding acyloxyacyl hydrolase, protein MKKLLGLAAAAAFTLGQVVSAQAADVSFSVGQTGDSTMVYRLGLQSNWDASWWQTSVGRLTGYWDGAYTYWDGDKTASNHSLSFAPVFVYEFAGESVKPYIEAGIGVAAFSSTELESNELGSAFQFEDRIGFGLRFAGGHEIGVRAIHYSNAGIKQPNDGVESYSLHYRMAL, encoded by the coding sequence ATGAAGAAACTGCTGGGCTTGGCGGCGGCTGCCGCTTTTACCTTGGGGCAAGTGGTATCGGCGCAAGCAGCCGATGTGTCGTTCTCGGTGGGGCAGACCGGTGACTCGACCATGGTCTACCGTCTGGGGCTGCAATCGAATTGGGATGCCAGCTGGTGGCAGACCAGTGTCGGCCGCCTGACCGGCTACTGGGATGGGGCCTACACCTACTGGGATGGCGACAAAACCGCGAGCAACCATAGCCTGTCGTTCGCGCCAGTGTTCGTCTACGAATTTGCCGGGGAGTCGGTGAAACCCTATATCGAAGCGGGGATCGGCGTGGCGGCGTTCTCCAGCACCGAGCTGGAAAGCAATGAGCTAGGCTCGGCCTTCCAGTTCGAGGACCGCATTGGTTTTGGTCTGCGCTTTGCCGGCGGGCATGAGATCGGAGTGCGGGCGATTCACTATTCCAACGCGGGAATCAAGCAGCCCAACGATGGCGTAGAGAGCTACAGCCTGCATTACCGCATGGCGCTTTGA
- a CDS encoding SDR family oxidoreductase, producing MANSRSFWVTGASNGLGLALVERLLEQGHRVAASAKESDELNALAARHGRHFLRLPWQLHAEGQAVAACQQICNAWCSLDGLIINAGTCDYLADNLADSELIEAIVTSNQLAGEHCLTQALPLLAKGVSAQVMAVFNRYSALQLYAPTQTTAGWNNTPQWLREQRKALMDQGIALTIVAPQSLKVPVTSAQAIPEEWTAQSVAEELLRRLPQQEPELVLETLDISSLWPLTR from the coding sequence TTGGCTAACTCACGAAGTTTTTGGGTTACAGGCGCCAGCAACGGACTTGGTCTGGCTTTGGTGGAACGTTTGCTCGAACAAGGGCATCGCGTTGCCGCCAGCGCAAAGGAAAGCGATGAGTTGAATGCTTTGGCAGCACGGCATGGTCGGCACTTTTTGCGCCTGCCCTGGCAGTTGCATGCCGAAGGACAAGCAGTAGCGGCCTGCCAACAAATATGCAATGCGTGGTGTTCGCTGGATGGGTTGATCATCAACGCCGGTACCTGCGATTACCTTGCAGACAATTTGGCCGATAGCGAACTGATAGAGGCCATCGTCACCAGCAACCAACTAGCGGGCGAGCATTGCCTCACACAGGCATTGCCTTTGCTGGCGAAGGGCGTCTCAGCGCAAGTGATGGCGGTGTTCAACCGTTATTCGGCATTGCAGCTGTATGCGCCCACCCAAACGACCGCAGGGTGGAACAACACACCGCAGTGGCTGCGCGAGCAGCGCAAGGCCCTGATGGACCAAGGGATAGCGTTGACCATCGTGGCGCCACAGTCGCTCAAGGTGCCGGTGACGTCGGCACAGGCGATACCGGAGGAGTGGACGGCACAGAGTGTCGCTGAGGAGTTGCTGCGACGGTTGCCGCAGCAAGAACCAGAACTGGTACTGGAGACGCTGGACATCAGTAGCCTGTGGCCTTTGACGCGATAA